A region from the Mya arenaria isolate MELC-2E11 chromosome 2, ASM2691426v1 genome encodes:
- the LOC128224080 gene encoding transmembrane protein 26-like, producing the protein MSDGESNEPECIPVVVKVVFLRAVMILHIILSTWRVVIVMQNSAYWVLVLLCVFVLIEDGFEILKYYVKTSKCNGPSKKNKRAKSTVGNNYTTSKPKWRSALIVYLVCMVPIVWLLTFHLQSSTSTTTSSGQTNTTVTTTTQTSIILGIQNLEDKTWILVVIQSTMYILLVTRCIYDGTSDDCKLSENLSGFLGTASDIMDLFSLFDEDDILQNQPLTVLILLAWTLSFIQFAPILENWENLVEIDNTYNLMSICLQDGPFLILRVSIMVSLKKAKSSLVFFVIKNIVTLILVAYKMMAQAEKPQQPSKNNVHIIAASKVRR; encoded by the exons ATGTCCGACGGCGAGTCAAATGAACCAGAGTGTATCCCAGTAGTAGTGAAGGTAGTGTTTTTGAGGGCTGTCATGATCCTGCATATCATTCTGTCGACATGGAGGGTTGTCATTGTAATGCAAAATAGCGCATACTGGGTTCTGGTACTTCTGTGCGTCTTTGTTCTTATAGAAGATGGTTTTGAAATACTCAAGTACTATGTGAAGACGTCAAAATGTAACGGACCTAgcaaaaagaataaaagagcTAAATCAACAGTTGGAAATAATTACACAACGTCGAAACCGAA ATGGCGTTCTGCACTTATTGTCTATCTTGTGTGTATGGTGCCCATAGTTTGGCTACTTACGTTTCATCTGCAAAGCTCAACATCCACAACAACATCATCAGGACAAACTAACACTACAGTCACCACTACCACACAG ACTAGTATTATTTTGGGGATTCAAAATCTAGAAGACAAGACATGGATTTTGGTAGTTATACAAAGTACGATGTACATTCTTCTTGTTACCCGTTGTATTTATGATGGAACGTCAGATGACTGCAAACTTTCAGAAAATCTAAGTGGATTTCTCGGAACTGCTTCAGATATCATGGACCTGTTTTCTTTGTTCGACGAAGATGACATTCTACAAAACCAGCCATTAACGGTCCTTATACTTTTGGCTTGGACATTGAGCTTCATTCAGTTTGCACCAATACTAGAAAATTGGGAAAATCTTGTCGAGATAGACAATACCTACAATTTGATGTCTATATGCTTACAGGATGGCCCATTTCTTATTTTACGTGTTTCTATTATGGTCAGTTTGAAGAAGGCGAAATCCAGTTTGGTCTtctttgttatcaaaaatatcGTTACTCTTATTCTCGTCGCATACAAAATGATGGCTCAAGCAGAGAAGCCTCAACAACCATCGAAAAACAATGTACATATTATAGCTGCAAGTAAAGTGAGGCGCTAG